From the Bdellovibrio reynosensis genome, one window contains:
- a CDS encoding OmpA family protein → MKRLILLAAAVSIFATGCASMKENPNTAKGAGIGAGLGAAVGAIIGHQTGKRNEGALIGAAIGGSLGGVVGKRMDKQAKELEKIAETKRTEQGLITKLKSDILFDTGKAELKPAAKSNINQLASIMKKYPENILTIKGYTDDTGTTVVNNPLSKQRAEAVREQLIASGMPANTMSSIGMGAADPVDPAKTKEARSKNRRVEIEVTVDESKVPKEG, encoded by the coding sequence ATGAAAAGACTTATTTTACTTGCAGCTGCAGTCAGCATTTTTGCTACGGGTTGCGCTTCTATGAAAGAAAACCCAAACACAGCTAAAGGTGCCGGCATCGGTGCAGGTCTTGGCGCTGCGGTGGGTGCGATCATCGGTCACCAAACTGGTAAACGTAACGAAGGCGCCCTTATCGGAGCAGCTATCGGTGGTTCACTAGGTGGAGTGGTTGGTAAGCGTATGGATAAACAAGCTAAAGAGCTTGAAAAAATCGCTGAAACAAAAAGAACAGAGCAAGGTCTTATCACGAAACTTAAAAGTGATATCCTCTTTGACACTGGTAAAGCAGAGTTAAAACCAGCGGCTAAATCAAACATCAATCAACTTGCTAGCATCATGAAAAAGTATCCAGAAAATATCCTAACTATCAAAGGATACACTGACGATACTGGTACTACAGTTGTGAACAACCCACTTTCAAAGCAACGTGCTGAAGCTGTTCGTGAGCAATTGATTGCTTCAGGAATGCCTGCAAACACAATGTCTTCAATCGGTATGGGTGCCGCGGATCCAGTTGATCCAGCAAAAACTAAAGAAGCTCGTTCTAAAAACCGTCGCGTTGAAATCGAAGTGACTGTTGACGAATCCAAAGTACCTAAAGAAGGCTAA
- a CDS encoding SIMPL domain-containing protein, whose product MNKLLIAALTVSFLVVGQAQAEDRFIVVNGVAEKSLDPNMVTMTVEVWSKAVTAKQAQQMAAQQFKLIKKSFEDFKIRKEDIQTENYSLNPEMVWDDKSRTNKMTGFRVSQALSVTVRKIEDTGNFIDSLVADKGTKDAGVNINNIFWDSDKRQEAETLALADAVQAAKTKAQEIAKAAGVKIKGVSKISHSTAPVQPIQPFRGMMKASYDAASTSTEMSAGQIKVKVEVTSEYEI is encoded by the coding sequence ATGAATAAGCTTCTAATCGCCGCGCTGACTGTCAGTTTCCTAGTTGTAGGACAAGCCCAAGCCGAAGACCGATTTATTGTTGTGAACGGGGTTGCAGAAAAAAGTCTGGATCCAAATATGGTCACTATGACTGTTGAAGTGTGGAGTAAGGCTGTTACAGCCAAACAAGCCCAACAGATGGCGGCCCAGCAATTCAAGCTTATTAAAAAATCTTTTGAGGATTTTAAAATCAGAAAAGAAGACATCCAAACTGAAAACTACAGTTTAAATCCAGAAATGGTCTGGGATGATAAGTCGCGCACCAACAAAATGACCGGTTTCAGAGTCAGCCAAGCCCTTTCGGTGACGGTAAGAAAAATCGAAGACACGGGGAACTTTATCGATAGTTTGGTGGCTGATAAAGGCACTAAAGATGCGGGCGTGAACATTAACAACATTTTTTGGGATTCAGATAAAAGACAAGAGGCAGAGACTTTGGCTTTAGCAGATGCCGTGCAGGCCGCAAAAACCAAAGCCCAGGAAATAGCCAAAGCCGCAGGTGTAAAGATCAAAGGTGTTTCTAAGATCAGTCATTCCACAGCGCCAGTACAACCCATTCAACCATTTAGAGGCATGATGAAGGCTTCTTATGATGCAGCTTCAACCTCTACAGAAATGTCTGCTGGACAAATCAAAGTGAAGGTTGAAGTCACATCGGAGTACGAGATCTAA
- a CDS encoding GyrI-like domain-containing protein: MRYILVFVAVALVSFGLFLSNYLGAFKGVDITTANQGPFTTVYLEHVGPYHKVNKVIEKVEKEMKAKNTECGRTFGEYLDDPRQVEEARLRSKVGCIVAKVPEGLTEEFKTGEIPGRQYVVATFTGSPGIGPMKVYPRVNDYLLKQNLKQTGSVVEIYEIHSITEKNAMTTTYLFPVQ; the protein is encoded by the coding sequence ATGAGATACATCTTAGTTTTCGTAGCTGTCGCACTGGTTTCTTTTGGCTTGTTTCTTTCGAACTATCTAGGAGCTTTCAAAGGTGTGGATATCACAACCGCTAATCAAGGACCGTTCACGACAGTTTATCTAGAGCATGTGGGGCCTTATCACAAAGTAAATAAGGTGATCGAAAAAGTTGAAAAAGAAATGAAGGCTAAAAATACAGAGTGTGGCCGTACTTTCGGTGAATACTTAGATGATCCTCGTCAAGTGGAAGAAGCTCGCCTTCGTTCTAAAGTAGGCTGCATCGTTGCCAAAGTTCCAGAAGGACTTACAGAAGAATTCAAAACGGGTGAAATCCCTGGCCGCCAATATGTCGTTGCCACTTTCACTGGCAGCCCAGGCATCGGGCCTATGAAAGTGTACCCGCGTGTGAATGATTACTTGTTAAAACAAAATCTAAAACAAACGGGTTCTGTGGTGGAAATCTATGAGATCCATTCCATCACTGAAAAGAATGCGATGACCACCACTTACCTTTTCCCGGTTCAGTAG
- a CDS encoding flavin monoamine oxidase family protein — protein sequence MQRRDFIKSSLSIAAISSLPTRGIAQGSSWVSKKLTDDLPIAKVDAGQNNSLDFNGDNIDRPHDILWNIDGYIEKQGGEPSVTEEFEVAVIGGGISGLSAAYYLRNKKMVLLEQDTRLGGNSKGELYKDACYSIGAAYICEPAQEAPLAGLLNELGIADKARRETSEETSVFFKNAIKSPFWQGATAPGAEADFKKLHKRLVEIYNEADFSFEGDFAKEYDQLTVDEWVAKEFGDLHPHLKEYMQLYGWSSFCGSTEELSAFQYLGFLSAETGAILAFPGGNSYIAHKMAQQTRKEAGENSLRTGCMVLRVQTDKDSVTVLYVDEMNVLKKIRAKHAIMACPKFVARRLLPEMSDDQSTAAKFLPYRAYLVGNVLTKKPIQSPSFELYCLQGNVPPAPTPMKRGDRNFSDVCFGSWAQQDKTEHGVLTLYHGIPYDGARQFLFNPNSHDKYKNKYLADVGPVLASLNLTAQDIHGIRLTRWGHAVPLSQKGLISSGSAKKAAAPIGQRIHFANQDNWMTPCFEAGLQAAIEACQAIAAVK from the coding sequence ATGCAAAGACGTGATTTTATCAAAAGCAGCCTTTCTATTGCCGCCATCTCTTCACTGCCTACAAGAGGCATCGCTCAGGGTTCTTCCTGGGTTTCAAAAAAACTAACTGATGATTTGCCGATCGCAAAAGTAGACGCTGGCCAAAACAACAGCTTAGATTTTAATGGCGATAATATCGATCGTCCCCACGATATTCTTTGGAACATTGACGGCTATATCGAAAAACAAGGTGGCGAACCTTCAGTGACTGAAGAGTTTGAAGTGGCTGTTATAGGTGGCGGTATTTCTGGTCTTAGCGCTGCTTATTACTTAAGAAATAAAAAAATGGTTCTTTTAGAGCAAGACACTCGTTTGGGTGGAAACTCTAAGGGCGAGCTTTACAAAGACGCTTGTTATTCCATTGGTGCTGCTTACATCTGTGAACCTGCGCAAGAAGCTCCGCTAGCTGGCTTATTAAACGAACTAGGCATCGCTGATAAAGCTCGCAGAGAAACTAGTGAAGAAACTTCGGTGTTCTTTAAAAATGCGATCAAGTCCCCATTCTGGCAAGGCGCTACAGCGCCAGGCGCAGAGGCTGACTTTAAAAAACTTCATAAGCGCTTAGTTGAAATTTATAACGAAGCGGACTTTAGCTTTGAAGGTGATTTTGCCAAAGAATATGACCAACTGACGGTTGATGAATGGGTCGCAAAAGAATTCGGTGATCTTCACCCGCATTTGAAAGAATACATGCAGCTTTATGGTTGGAGTTCTTTCTGCGGTTCAACTGAAGAACTTTCTGCTTTCCAATACCTTGGTTTTTTAAGTGCTGAAACCGGCGCAATATTAGCGTTCCCAGGTGGCAACTCCTATATCGCTCACAAAATGGCGCAGCAAACTCGCAAAGAAGCCGGCGAAAATTCCCTGCGCACGGGCTGCATGGTTTTACGCGTGCAAACAGATAAGGATTCTGTGACGGTTCTTTATGTTGACGAGATGAACGTTCTGAAAAAGATCCGTGCGAAACACGCGATCATGGCCTGTCCTAAGTTTGTGGCTAGACGCCTACTTCCTGAAATGAGTGACGATCAATCCACAGCGGCTAAGTTCCTTCCGTACCGCGCTTACCTAGTTGGCAACGTTTTAACTAAAAAACCAATTCAAAGTCCTAGCTTTGAGCTTTATTGCTTACAAGGCAATGTGCCGCCAGCACCGACACCGATGAAACGTGGTGATCGTAATTTTTCTGACGTTTGTTTTGGCTCATGGGCTCAGCAAGATAAAACCGAGCATGGCGTATTAACTTTGTATCACGGCATTCCATACGATGGCGCCCGCCAGTTCCTGTTTAATCCAAACAGCCATGATAAATATAAAAACAAGTACCTCGCTGATGTCGGTCCAGTTTTAGCTTCTTTGAATTTAACTGCGCAAGATATCCACGGCATCCGTTTAACTCGTTGGGGTCATGCGGTTCCACTTTCTCAAAAAGGACTTATCAGCAGCGGTTCGGCGAAAAAAGCGGCAGCGCCGATTGGTCAACGCATTCACTTTGCTAACCAAGATAACTGGATGACTCCGTGCTTTGAGGCTGGATTGCAAGCAGCCATCGAGGCTTGTCAGGCCATCGCTGCGGTTAAATAG
- a CDS encoding S1 family peptidase has translation MVRAVIMIVLFLIGCADSEFNSLRNFEKSETVGIIGGKKIYADSPISTFTVYVDIKKYHQGSLVSRTGCSGVVIAPTVVLTSAHCYNDHDSIAFDTVDTLVVFDVSSKDPLSSRSLKVKNVVFNPKYVPAKNNWSEDIAILNLPKEVPAPYEPVSILNDFSVIQKGTKIVLAGYGISSEVPKIQSDHLKSLETQIDEVLKYAFASLSSDENSSCYGDSGGPALIFKDGRYQLFGTVTAGGGVVDSGKDCNFFNMYTRLDHLSEFLAPYLKKQ, from the coding sequence ATGGTTCGCGCTGTAATAATGATTGTTTTGTTTTTGATTGGGTGTGCAGATTCTGAGTTCAATAGCCTTAGAAATTTCGAGAAATCTGAAACAGTCGGAATTATCGGTGGGAAAAAAATCTACGCTGATTCACCGATATCTACCTTTACGGTTTACGTTGATATCAAAAAGTATCATCAGGGAAGTCTTGTTAGTAGGACTGGTTGTTCTGGTGTTGTAATTGCCCCCACTGTAGTTTTAACATCCGCCCACTGCTATAATGATCACGATTCTATTGCTTTCGATACTGTGGATACGCTGGTGGTCTTTGACGTTTCTTCTAAAGACCCCTTATCGTCGCGCTCATTGAAGGTAAAAAATGTTGTTTTTAATCCGAAATATGTCCCAGCAAAAAACAATTGGAGTGAGGATATCGCTATTCTGAATTTACCTAAAGAAGTTCCAGCACCCTATGAGCCAGTTTCAATTCTTAATGATTTTTCTGTGATACAAAAGGGCACTAAAATAGTTCTAGCGGGCTACGGAATCTCATCTGAAGTTCCTAAGATCCAATCTGACCATCTCAAATCTTTAGAGACGCAAATAGATGAAGTTCTTAAATACGCATTCGCATCACTTTCATCCGATGAAAACTCTTCGTGCTATGGTGATTCTGGGGGCCCTGCTTTAATTTTCAAAGATGGACGTTATCAGCTATTTGGAACTGTCACTGCAGGCGGCGGAGTAGTAGACAGTGGAAAAGATTGTAATTTCTTTAATATGTATACACGACTAGATCATTTAAGCGAATTTTTAGCACCTTACTTAAAAAAACAATAA
- the cobB gene encoding Sir2 family NAD+-dependent deacetylase: MDLRLFKNIVILTGAGISAESGIRTFRDQNGLWEEHRIEDVATPEAFARNPALVQRFYNLRRAQLKSNDVQPNAAHFALAELEAAWEGNFLLVTQNVDNLHRRAGSKNLLHMHGRLDKVYCQFCSEKFEWLEDLAVDETCPHCGRKGGVRPDIVWFGEMPYHMEEIYDALDKADYFISIGTSGNVYPAAGFVQVAWKAQKFEVNTKETEISSSFSEHFIGPATVEVRKLVNYFLDSDAL, from the coding sequence ATGGACCTTCGGCTTTTCAAAAATATAGTGATCCTCACAGGTGCTGGAATCTCTGCTGAGAGCGGCATTCGCACCTTCCGGGACCAAAATGGTTTATGGGAGGAGCATCGCATTGAGGATGTCGCAACGCCCGAGGCTTTTGCACGGAACCCTGCCCTGGTTCAGCGCTTTTATAATCTGCGCCGGGCCCAACTAAAATCCAATGATGTTCAGCCAAATGCCGCTCATTTCGCTTTGGCAGAATTAGAAGCTGCTTGGGAGGGAAATTTTCTGTTAGTGACCCAAAACGTAGATAATCTACACCGTCGTGCTGGGTCGAAAAACTTGCTCCACATGCACGGAAGGCTAGACAAAGTTTACTGCCAGTTTTGTTCTGAAAAGTTTGAATGGCTTGAAGATCTAGCTGTAGATGAGACTTGCCCTCATTGCGGCAGAAAAGGCGGAGTTAGACCCGACATCGTGTGGTTTGGGGAAATGCCTTATCATATGGAAGAGATCTATGATGCCTTAGATAAGGCAGATTATTTTATAAGCATCGGTACTAGTGGCAACGTCTACCCTGCTGCGGGGTTTGTGCAAGTGGCTTGGAAAGCGCAAAAGTTTGAAGTGAATACCAAAGAAACTGAAATCTCTTCTTCGTTTTCTGAACACTTCATCGGACCAGCGACTGTGGAAGTTCGCAAGTTAGTGAACTACTTTCTAGATTCTGACGCTCTGTAG
- a CDS encoding HD domain-containing protein, with protein MNNLEFPELTEKLNKPEVIERSWVITLSGSRFNILKPDPAAVRLEDIACALARQARFNGHTRFFYSVGQHSCLGAEVSPTKDIAKQMLFHDATEAYVGDLVSPVKALLPDFEIIESRIHWAIAQKFGLEFPLPKVVKQIDRRLLATEVRDLITKDLASWNIGKDEPFDFPIIPWPPEVTEARFLEIAKNLL; from the coding sequence ATGAATAATTTAGAATTTCCCGAGCTGACAGAGAAACTAAATAAGCCAGAAGTGATTGAACGTTCATGGGTCATCACTCTTTCAGGATCCCGTTTTAATATTCTAAAACCAGACCCTGCTGCCGTAAGATTAGAAGACATCGCGTGCGCATTAGCGCGCCAGGCCCGCTTCAATGGTCACACTCGATTTTTCTATAGCGTTGGACAGCACTCGTGCCTTGGCGCTGAAGTGTCGCCAACCAAAGACATCGCAAAACAAATGCTGTTCCATGATGCCACTGAAGCCTATGTTGGTGACTTGGTATCTCCAGTAAAAGCACTTCTTCCTGATTTTGAAATTATTGAGTCGCGCATTCACTGGGCCATCGCGCAAAAGTTCGGTTTGGAATTCCCACTGCCAAAAGTAGTAAAACAAATCGACCGCCGCTTGTTAGCAACAGAAGTCCGCGATCTTATCACTAAAGACCTAGCATCCTGGAACATCGGCAAGGATGAACCTTTTGATTTCCCTATCATTCCGTGGCCACCAGAAGTAACCGAAGCCAGATTCCTAGAAATAGCAAAAAACCTATTATAA
- a CDS encoding substrate-binding periplasmic protein, with protein sequence MTVIGYDFNPFYYNSGSEGIQGACFDFLSTICKSQNENCKFKIASQNQVVSMVVNGEVDLMCPVAKTPYRETVLEFTESIFESRYSFFTLEENLSRYHDYKDIKGQTVGVMNRSASHESLIKFQDRTPFKIVAEEKADAVLRKADSKIYSLVYMNRDVAMTWIKKNRSTLKEIPTMGEDISYFIAFSKKRTHALRTKNFADEIRKLKRTKFLSELSAKYQLQPANHLHMN encoded by the coding sequence ATGACTGTTATTGGTTATGACTTTAATCCCTTCTATTACAACTCGGGTTCTGAAGGTATTCAAGGCGCTTGTTTTGATTTTTTAAGCACGATCTGCAAATCACAAAATGAAAATTGTAAGTTTAAAATCGCATCACAAAACCAAGTCGTTTCTATGGTTGTTAATGGCGAGGTGGATCTTATGTGTCCTGTTGCGAAGACTCCCTATCGCGAAACTGTTTTAGAATTCACTGAAAGTATTTTTGAAAGCAGATATTCCTTTTTCACCTTAGAAGAAAATCTATCTCGCTATCACGACTATAAAGATATAAAAGGCCAAACCGTAGGGGTCATGAATCGCTCTGCTTCCCACGAATCACTAATAAAGTTTCAAGATCGGACCCCTTTTAAAATAGTTGCTGAAGAAAAGGCCGATGCCGTTTTAAGAAAAGCCGATAGTAAAATTTATTCTTTGGTTTATATGAATCGTGATGTAGCGATGACGTGGATAAAAAAGAATCGCAGCACTTTAAAAGAAATTCCTACTATGGGCGAAGACATTTCTTACTTCATTGCTTTTTCTAAAAAACGCACCCATGCACTTAGAACGAAAAACTTTGCAGATGAAATAAGGAAGCTTAAAAGAACTAAATTTTTATCTGAATTAAGTGCGAAGTATCAACTGCAACCAGCAAATCACTTGCATATGAATTAG
- a CDS encoding aconitate hydratase, which yields MASKIETSPEMVQNVYKKTAERLAVVRNRLNRPLTLAEKILFGHLDDPQNQELVRGESFLLLRPDRVAMQDATAQMALLQFMLAGKDEAAVPSTVHCDHLIQAYKGKEADMNASNMSNKEVFEFLATTASRYNIGFWRPGAGIIHQVILENYAFPGGLMIGTDSHTPNAGGLGMCAVGVGGSDASDVMVGLPWEVKNPKLIGVHLKGKLSGWASAKDVILKLCGMLTVKGGTDKIVEYFGEGTASISCTGKATITNMGAELGATCSVFPYDDRMAAYLKSTGRDELSKVSDAHKDLLSADADVVANPGKYFDEVYEIDLSALEPHLVGPHSPDIARPISALKKEAAEKGYTLKISSALIGSCTNSSYEDIGRAAFVAKQAMDIGVKMNQPFLVSPGSTQIQKTIERDGQMATFNEVGATVLANACGPCIGQWRRDDVKTGEKNTIVTSFNRNFRARNDANPETLAFIGSPEMVMALGLAGRLDFNPATDELEGPKGKIKLQAPVAPELPAKGFIPDTEGYQKPAGATAQVAVSPTSDRLQLLSPFTKWDGKDYVDNLVLAKAKGKCTTDHISPGGKWLNYRGHLDNISNNMLLGADNAFTGEIGKGKNHLTSETGIEFAQIARNYQKQGRGWVIIGDENYGEGSSREHAAMSPRFLGGTAVITKSFARIHETNLKKQGVLALTFANPKDYDKIQEQDLVSLVDLKDLAPGKNVTMVIKHQDGTSEKIELKHTYNAEQLKWFRAGSALNLIRGL from the coding sequence ATGGCTTCTAAAATCGAAACGTCGCCAGAAATGGTACAGAACGTTTACAAGAAAACAGCTGAAAGATTGGCTGTCGTTCGCAACCGCTTGAACCGTCCTTTGACACTTGCAGAGAAAATTTTGTTCGGTCACTTAGACGATCCACAAAACCAAGAATTGGTGCGTGGTGAAAGTTTCCTTCTTCTAAGACCTGACCGCGTAGCGATGCAAGATGCGACTGCACAAATGGCTTTGTTGCAATTCATGCTTGCCGGAAAAGATGAAGCAGCTGTTCCTTCAACAGTTCACTGCGATCATTTGATCCAAGCTTACAAAGGTAAAGAAGCGGATATGAACGCTTCAAATATGTCGAACAAAGAAGTTTTTGAATTCTTGGCGACGACCGCTTCTCGTTACAATATCGGTTTCTGGAGACCAGGCGCTGGTATCATTCACCAAGTAATCCTTGAAAACTACGCTTTCCCAGGTGGTTTGATGATCGGTACTGACTCTCACACGCCAAATGCGGGTGGTCTTGGTATGTGCGCAGTGGGTGTTGGTGGTTCTGACGCTTCTGACGTAATGGTTGGTCTTCCTTGGGAAGTTAAAAATCCAAAACTAATCGGTGTTCACTTGAAAGGTAAACTTTCTGGTTGGGCTTCTGCTAAAGACGTGATCTTAAAACTTTGCGGAATGCTGACTGTAAAAGGTGGAACAGATAAAATCGTTGAGTACTTCGGTGAAGGTACTGCTTCAATTTCTTGTACTGGTAAAGCAACCATCACAAACATGGGTGCTGAACTTGGTGCGACTTGCTCGGTGTTCCCGTACGACGACCGTATGGCTGCTTACTTGAAATCTACAGGCCGCGATGAACTTTCAAAAGTTTCTGACGCTCACAAAGATCTTCTTTCTGCAGATGCTGACGTTGTTGCAAACCCAGGTAAATACTTTGATGAAGTTTACGAAATCGACTTGTCGGCGCTTGAGCCACACTTAGTGGGACCACACTCTCCAGACATCGCTCGTCCCATTTCTGCTCTTAAAAAAGAAGCTGCAGAAAAAGGCTACACTTTGAAAATTTCTTCAGCCCTTATCGGTTCTTGCACAAACTCTTCTTACGAAGATATCGGCAGAGCAGCTTTCGTAGCAAAACAAGCGATGGATATCGGCGTGAAAATGAACCAACCTTTCTTGGTTTCTCCAGGTTCTACGCAAATCCAAAAAACGATTGAACGTGACGGCCAAATGGCGACATTCAACGAAGTAGGCGCAACTGTTCTAGCGAACGCTTGCGGACCTTGCATCGGTCAATGGAGACGTGACGACGTTAAGACGGGTGAAAAGAACACGATCGTGACTTCTTTCAACCGTAACTTCCGCGCACGTAACGACGCGAACCCAGAAACTTTGGCGTTCATCGGTTCACCAGAAATGGTTATGGCGTTGGGCCTTGCAGGTCGTTTGGATTTCAACCCTGCGACTGACGAACTTGAAGGACCAAAAGGTAAAATCAAACTTCAAGCTCCTGTAGCTCCGGAACTTCCTGCTAAAGGATTTATCCCTGATACAGAAGGTTACCAAAAACCAGCAGGTGCGACTGCTCAAGTAGCGGTAAGCCCGACTTCAGATCGTTTGCAGCTTCTTTCTCCATTTACTAAATGGGACGGTAAAGACTACGTTGATAATTTGGTTCTTGCGAAAGCAAAAGGCAAATGTACAACGGATCATATCTCTCCGGGTGGTAAATGGTTGAACTACCGTGGTCACTTGGACAACATTTCTAACAACATGTTGTTGGGTGCAGATAACGCGTTTACTGGTGAAATCGGTAAAGGTAAAAATCACTTAACTAGTGAAACTGGTATTGAGTTCGCACAAATCGCCCGTAACTATCAAAAACAAGGGCGTGGCTGGGTTATCATCGGTGATGAAAACTACGGTGAAGGTTCTTCTCGTGAACACGCAGCGATGTCGCCAAGATTCTTGGGCGGTACAGCTGTAATCACGAAGTCTTTTGCGCGTATCCATGAAACAAACTTGAAAAAACAAGGTGTGTTGGCTTTGACGTTCGCTAATCCAAAAGATTACGACAAAATCCAAGAACAAGACCTTGTGAGCTTAGTTGATCTAAAAGATCTAGCTCCAGGTAAGAACGTAACTATGGTGATCAAACATCAGGACGGTACTTCTGAAAAAATCGAGTTGAAACACACCTACAACGCTGAACAGTTGAAATGGTTCCGCGCGGGTAGTGCACTAAACTTGATTCGTGGTTTGTAG